A part of Eubacterium sp. AB3007 genomic DNA contains:
- a CDS encoding pseudouridine synthase yields MRINRYIAQCGVTSRRKADALIAEGKVEVNGVRLMEPGYDVKPGDIVYVDGNRIDAVQKKLYYAMNKPVGVITAVTDDRGRPTVCDLLPEAAERVFPVGRLDLNTSGLLFLTNDGDFAFALTHPRHEVEKTYIVRVAGNIPKEKIARLRSGVDIGGFVTSRAKVDVITWNRHSMVLSVTIHEGKNRQIRRMFEAVGYPVQELERVQVGNIKLGHIKPGHTRALTKAEVESLLQAASKKY; encoded by the coding sequence ATGAGGATCAACCGATATATCGCCCAGTGCGGGGTGACCAGCCGTCGCAAGGCGGATGCGCTGATCGCCGAAGGAAAGGTGGAGGTTAACGGTGTCCGTCTGATGGAACCGGGATACGATGTGAAGCCCGGAGATATCGTATATGTGGACGGCAACAGGATCGACGCTGTACAGAAGAAACTCTATTATGCCATGAACAAGCCGGTGGGGGTGATCACCGCTGTGACGGATGACCGAGGACGCCCCACAGTATGTGATCTGTTGCCGGAGGCTGCAGAGAGGGTGTTTCCTGTGGGACGGCTGGACCTGAACACTTCGGGTCTGCTGTTTCTGACCAACGATGGCGATTTCGCCTTCGCTCTCACCCATCCGCGCCACGAGGTGGAGAAGACTTACATCGTTCGGGTGGCGGGCAACATTCCGAAGGAGAAGATCGCCCGGCTGCGGAGCGGTGTGGATATAGGGGGATTCGTGACCTCCCGGGCCAAGGTGGACGTGATCACATGGAACCGCCACTCCATGGTCTTGTCTGTGACCATCCATGAGGGAAAGAACCGCCAGATCCGCCGTATGTTCGAGGCGGTGGGTTATCCGGTGCAGGAGCTGGAGCGTGTTCAGGTGGGGAACATCAAGCTGGGGCACATCAAGCCCGGCCACACCCGTGCGCTCACAAAGGCAGAAGTTGAGAGCCTGCTGCAGGCAGCAAGTAAGAAGTATTAA
- a CDS encoding CpXC domain-containing protein, translated as MPAEIIEIECPSCGCEFEVPMREFVDAQEDPTVKKKIIEGEFFLNACPDCGDQMLVEYPVMYTDPEKKLNVYLAPGHEEDLLDQMNSLDIPPVDDTADVVYRVVGNGVSLMEKILLAENGRDDRVMELYKFTVWDQVQDEWPDLEPGDLLYMYDEDGEYLVIWTSDNGEDEMLSIELDEELYQELAKNYLQHMEVPATHYAEVDQYWIRQRFERGEE; from the coding sequence ATGCCGGCAGAAATCATCGAGATCGAATGCCCCAGCTGTGGGTGCGAGTTTGAAGTTCCCATGCGGGAGTTTGTGGATGCCCAGGAGGATCCAACTGTCAAGAAGAAGATCATTGAAGGGGAGTTCTTCCTGAATGCCTGCCCGGACTGTGGCGATCAGATGCTGGTGGAGTACCCGGTGATGTATACCGACCCGGAGAAGAAACTGAACGTTTATCTGGCACCGGGCCATGAGGAAGATCTGCTGGACCAGATGAACAGCCTGGACATTCCGCCGGTGGATGACACAGCGGACGTGGTCTACCGCGTGGTTGGCAATGGCGTCAGTCTGATGGAGAAGATCCTGCTTGCGGAGAATGGCCGGGATGACCGGGTGATGGAACTCTACAAGTTCACCGTCTGGGATCAGGTCCAGGACGAGTGGCCAGACCTGGAGCCGGGGGATCTGCTCTACATGTATGACGAGGATGGGGAGTACCTGGTGATCTGGACTTCCGATAACGGCGAAGACGAGATGCTCTCCATCGAACTGGATGAGGAACTGTACCAGGAGCTTGCAAAGAACTACCTGCAGCACATGGAGGTCCCGGCAACGCACTATGCGGAGGTGGACCAGTACTGGATCCGCCAGCGTTTTGAGAGGGGAGAGGAATGA
- the scpB gene encoding SMC-Scp complex subunit ScpB, with the protein MTSRKVIKSAFESMLFVWGQLLPAKDAAEVFDISEADAIGIFQELQEEYEQERRGIRIRRVGKAFQFVTYGENEEFVRRLCTPVKIKRLSQAALEVLAIIAYKQPVTKGEIDAIRGVRCDRVVEGLVTKGLVRDRGRSEAVGRPILYGTTDEFLKHFGFESLKDLPEIEDIEEVIGMDEPEEDSRQMMLDISGAADGAQTEEE; encoded by the coding sequence ATGACAAGCAGAAAAGTGATCAAGTCGGCGTTCGAGTCCATGCTGTTTGTGTGGGGGCAACTGCTGCCTGCCAAGGACGCGGCAGAGGTCTTTGATATTTCCGAGGCAGATGCCATCGGGATCTTTCAGGAACTGCAGGAGGAATACGAGCAGGAGCGCCGAGGCATTCGGATCCGCCGGGTGGGAAAGGCATTCCAGTTCGTGACCTATGGGGAGAATGAGGAGTTCGTCAGAAGGCTTTGTACCCCGGTGAAGATCAAGCGGCTGTCTCAGGCAGCGCTGGAGGTGCTTGCCATCATCGCCTACAAGCAGCCGGTGACCAAGGGAGAGATCGACGCGATCCGTGGTGTCCGTTGCGACCGGGTGGTGGAAGGACTGGTGACGAAGGGCCTGGTCAGGGATCGGGGACGCTCCGAAGCCGTTGGCCGTCCGATCCTGTACGGGACAACAGACGAGTTTCTGAAGCATTTCGGGTTTGAGAGCCTGAAGGACTTACCAGAGATCGAGGATATAGAAGAAGTCATCGGGATGGATGAGCCGGAGGAGGACTCCCGCCAGATGATGTTGGATATTTCAGGTGCCGCCGATGGCGCACAGACAGAGGAGGAATAG
- a CDS encoding AAA family ATPase yields the protein MSEKKIITISRQFGSGGHSIGLALAEKLDLPFYDKDLIMEVAKKAGFDERFVRAMDAAEVPARGLAAFFVGRDIKGKSFQDYIYDAECSVINDLAEKGPFIVVGRGADFILKDREDTLKVFVYASREYRAKRIVERYGKTEIPVKKLVKEKDKRRAARYKYHTKREWADVQNYDLALNTGLLGQEESVEIILRTLEVLKGE from the coding sequence ATGAGTGAGAAAAAAATCATTACCATCAGCCGGCAGTTCGGCAGCGGAGGACACTCCATCGGACTTGCCCTGGCGGAGAAACTGGACCTGCCGTTCTACGACAAGGATCTGATCATGGAGGTGGCCAAGAAGGCCGGCTTCGATGAACGTTTCGTCAGGGCAATGGATGCTGCAGAGGTGCCGGCAAGGGGTCTTGCGGCGTTCTTTGTAGGACGTGATATCAAAGGGAAATCCTTCCAGGACTACATCTACGATGCGGAGTGCTCCGTGATCAACGATCTGGCAGAGAAGGGCCCTTTCATCGTGGTAGGCCGGGGCGCGGATTTCATCCTGAAGGATCGAGAGGATACGCTGAAAGTCTTTGTGTACGCAAGTAGGGAGTACCGGGCCAAACGCATCGTGGAGCGATACGGCAAGACCGAGATCCCGGTGAAGAAACTGGTGAAGGAAAAGGACAAACGAAGAGCAGCACGCTACAAGTACCACACCAAGCGGGAGTGGGCAGATGTGCAGAACTACGATCTGGCATTGAACACTGGACTGCTTGGGCAGGAGGAGAGCGTTGAGATTATCCTGCGCACATTGGAGGTACTGAAGGGCGAGTAG
- a CDS encoding ScpA family protein: MSYKVRLRTFEGPFDLLVYLIENAQMSIYDIQVSEITSQYLEYLEMMREHNIELSSEFMVLAAELIEIKSRMMLPRPQTEGDVLGVEDPRSELAERLLAYKRCKQQSELLAVCEEKQRGVFEKPQEDISIYLDNPDEYLQLDIDDFAQAFHAFLQRKRRLDETRRNYTRVERERETIENRMTFIRETLQKSERAGEKDVSFRELVPEQGNRYSVSVSFASMLQMMREHYLDADQKVTFGDIRVFRGKRPFEDAGEGGNG; the protein is encoded by the coding sequence ATGAGCTATAAAGTCAGACTGAGGACCTTTGAGGGGCCTTTCGACCTGCTGGTATATCTGATCGAGAATGCTCAGATGAGCATCTATGATATCCAGGTGTCGGAGATCACAAGTCAATATCTGGAGTATCTGGAGATGATGCGGGAGCATAACATCGAGCTGTCCTCGGAGTTCATGGTACTGGCGGCGGAACTGATCGAGATCAAGTCCCGCATGATGCTGCCAAGGCCGCAGACGGAAGGAGATGTGCTGGGAGTGGAGGATCCCCGGAGCGAGCTGGCAGAGCGCTTGCTGGCTTACAAGCGGTGCAAGCAGCAGAGCGAACTTCTGGCGGTCTGCGAAGAGAAGCAGCGGGGCGTGTTTGAGAAACCCCAGGAAGATATTTCCATCTATTTGGACAATCCGGACGAGTACCTGCAGCTGGACATCGATGATTTTGCCCAGGCCTTTCATGCGTTCCTGCAGAGGAAGCGTCGGTTGGATGAGACTCGCCGGAATTACACCAGGGTGGAACGGGAGCGGGAGACCATCGAGAACCGCATGACCTTCATCCGCGAGACCCTGCAGAAAAGCGAACGGGCAGGAGAGAAGGACGTCTCCTTCCGGGAACTGGTACCGGAACAGGGGAACCGCTACAGCGTATCGGTCTCCTTTGCCTCCATGCTGCAGATGATGAGGGAACACTATCTGGATGCTGATCAGAAGGTGACCTTTGGGGACATCCGGGTGTTCCGGGGGAAGCGGCCGTTTGAAGATGCCGGAGAGGGAGGAAATGGATGA
- the prmC gene encoding peptide chain release factor N(5)-glutamine methyltransferase — MTVRELISSGAALLAEAGVEDSRLDAELLYDHITGLDRTHRILQYREEVTEEIVETYSEILARRAAGEPLQYITGVQEFMGLPFHVAPGVLIPRPETELLVEKAVAWAKSFCEKSDTARACRVLDIGCGSGAIGVSLAKLVPAASVTCTDISPAALEIARQNAARLSVEVEFLEGDLLAPVEGRKFDLILSNPPYIARDVVRGLAREVRDHEPEMALCGGEDGLDVYRQLASSLGDALQPGGAVMMEIGHDQREAVKKMLEETGVFAGIVGYRDLAGRDRIITGERIAEE; from the coding sequence ATGACCGTGCGGGAATTGATCTCATCGGGAGCTGCTTTGCTGGCAGAGGCCGGTGTGGAGGACAGCAGACTGGATGCGGAGCTTCTCTATGATCATATAACCGGACTGGACCGGACGCATCGGATCCTCCAGTACCGGGAAGAGGTAACAGAAGAGATCGTAGAGACGTACAGCGAGATACTGGCTCGCCGGGCAGCCGGCGAGCCACTTCAGTATATCACAGGAGTGCAGGAGTTCATGGGACTTCCATTCCATGTGGCCCCGGGAGTGCTGATCCCGCGGCCAGAGACAGAACTTCTGGTGGAGAAGGCGGTGGCATGGGCGAAGTCCTTCTGTGAGAAGTCCGATACTGCCAGAGCGTGCAGGGTGCTGGATATCGGCTGTGGCAGTGGAGCCATCGGTGTTTCGCTGGCAAAGCTGGTGCCGGCAGCCAGCGTGACCTGCACGGACATCAGTCCTGCAGCGCTGGAAATCGCCCGGCAAAACGCTGCCCGACTTTCGGTGGAGGTGGAGTTCCTGGAAGGGGATCTGCTGGCGCCTGTTGAAGGGCGAAAGTTCGATCTGATTCTGTCCAACCCACCCTATATCGCCAGAGACGTGGTCCGCGGTCTTGCCAGAGAGGTGCGGGATCACGAGCCTGAGATGGCTTTGTGCGGAGGTGAGGATGGATTGGATGTCTACCGGCAGCTGGCGTCGTCCCTGGGGGATGCGCTGCAGCCGGGAGGCGCAGTGATGATGGAAATCGGCCACGATCAGAGGGAAGCGGTGAAGAAGATGCTGGAGGAGACCGGGGTATTTGCCGGGATCGTGGGGTACCGGGATCTGGCGGGCCGCGACCGGATCATAACAGGGGAAAGGATCGCAGAGGAATGA
- a CDS encoding DUF1385 domain-containing protein, with protein sequence MDMKKIFLKDACPTSIGGQAVIEGVMMRGLTRTAIACRIPDGRIHLKTMPNGASSKWMKLPLIRGVVSFVYSLVAGTRTLTYSADVQEYFLDDEDYEPGRFEKWLTEKFGSQTIWNAMILLSVVIALVFSIGIFVLLPTALIGWMKAFVDNAVALNLIEGVLRILMFIAYIVVIARMKDIQRVFEYHGAEHKTIHCFENNLELTPANAQTFYTLHPRCGTSFLMFVMVISLILFSLLGWPSLIWRIASRLLLIPVVAGLSYELLKWAGRSDNIVVRVLSLPGLYLQKLTTRPPDDSQLEIAIVSLKAVLVDEETPYVEGICDLDGTIVEPLDIEKEREEKEKKTKEGENA encoded by the coding sequence ATGGATATGAAGAAAATATTTCTCAAGGACGCCTGCCCTACCAGCATCGGAGGGCAGGCGGTCATCGAGGGTGTCATGATGCGTGGTCTGACGCGCACGGCCATCGCCTGCAGGATCCCTGACGGGCGGATCCATCTGAAGACCATGCCCAACGGTGCCTCCAGCAAATGGATGAAACTTCCCCTGATCCGTGGGGTGGTCTCCTTTGTGTATTCGCTGGTGGCGGGCACCAGGACTCTCACCTACTCGGCGGATGTGCAGGAGTATTTTCTGGATGACGAGGACTACGAGCCGGGCAGGTTCGAGAAGTGGCTCACGGAGAAGTTCGGCAGCCAGACGATCTGGAACGCCATGATCCTCTTGTCGGTGGTGATCGCCCTGGTGTTCTCCATCGGCATATTCGTGCTGTTGCCCACAGCCCTCATCGGCTGGATGAAGGCCTTTGTCGACAACGCGGTAGCACTGAACCTGATCGAGGGAGTGCTTCGTATCCTCATGTTCATCGCGTACATCGTGGTGATTGCCAGGATGAAGGATATCCAGCGGGTGTTCGAGTATCACGGTGCCGAGCACAAAACCATCCATTGCTTCGAAAACAACCTGGAGCTGACACCTGCCAACGCCCAGACTTTCTATACGCTGCATCCCCGTTGTGGAACCAGCTTCCTGATGTTCGTCATGGTCATCAGTCTGATCCTGTTCTCTCTGCTGGGATGGCCCTCTCTGATCTGGAGGATCGCGTCTCGTCTGCTGCTGATCCCAGTGGTGGCGGGGCTTTCCTACGAGCTCCTGAAGTGGGCCGGACGCTCGGACAACATCGTAGTGCGTGTGCTGAGCCTGCCGGGTCTCTACCTGCAGAAACTGACTACACGCCCCCCAGACGATTCTCAGCTGGAGATAGCCATCGTGTCCCTGAAGGCGGTGCTGGTGGATGAGGAGACACCCTATGTGGAAGGAATCTGTGATCTGGACGGGACTATCGTAGAGCCGCTGGACATCGAAAAGGAGCGAGAAGAGAAGGAGAAAAAGACGAAAGAGGGGGAAAACGCATGA